The genomic region TATTCTCGCCGACAGCTCCGGCATCAAAACGCTCGGCCATTGCATCGGCAGCGGCCAGCATTAGCGGGAAGATCGCCTTGATCCGCGTGCCTTCAAACGCCGGATCCATCATCCGGCGTTGCTGCTTCCACAAATCCCCGTTCGACACGAATATGCTCTCGCCCAGCAGCAGTTCGAGCATCGTCGCCATGAGATCGGATTTTGGATAGCGATCGACATCGCCCAGCAGGATATTCTGGACGAGATCGGGCTGGTTCACGAAATACATGGTCCGCCGGGGCAGCCGTACTTCGCCAAGCTTCATTGAATAGCTGTTCGCATAGAGTGGCGCGGTCGAGGAATGAAAACTCTTTATGAAGCGCGCCAAGGGCCCCAGTTTCTTAGGATTGCCTGCGGGCTTTGGAGGGATGAGATCGGTCATCTCACCGCTTTCATGCGCCCACGGCGCAACCGGGTAAAGTCTCGCACAGTGGGGCGGTGGGCGAAGCGATCGGCCAGTGTCTGCGGTCCGGCGGTGATTGCGAAATAATCATAATCGCCGGTTCGCGCACCCGCCATGATGTACTGAAAGTGCAATCGCATCCAGTTACGCGAGGGTTTTGCAAATTCTTCCTCAGGCATAATCTCGTGAAACTTTGCATTGAGCAGCTTCGGATTGTGGCGCTCTGTGTTGCGATCGCCAATCGCTGTGTACGGATCGACCAGTGCAAAGCAGGCGCCGTCGGGCGGCGCTGAAATATCGACCCAATCTACAGAATCGCTCTCGGCTACAGCCGCGATTTCATCGCGCATCGCGCCTGCTTCGGGTAACCAAGCGAGCCACATCACCGTTTGTCCAACCGTGAGCAGGGACAGCGTCGGCGCATCATCTGGAAGATCGTCCAGCGCTCGGCTCATCACCGCGATAGCAAGCGCCGCGCCATAGCTATGTCCGACGACCATGATCTCGTCGACACCCCCATCTGCAATCCGTGCTTTCAGCAGATCCCCAAATGCATCGCGTCGACGGTCCAGCACGTGCGTCCGGCTTTGCTCTTCGCGTTCGTGAAAACTCAATATCCGCCCAACCCAAGTCAGGTTGAATTTCTGTTCGAGCTGATAGGCCAGCCACAGCAAAGCCACACCGATCGCGAGACCGCCCAACAGGCCCAGAATCCCGATCAAGAGATAGCCTGCAACACCCAGACCAATGCCGAAGATCAACAGAATCAGGATCGCAATCGCTGGCATCGTGGCCGTTACACCGGCGGGCCAGCTCCATTGGAAGGTCTTCGCAAACACGCCAGAGCGCAACGCCCTCCAGGATGCGGTCAATGTTACCCAGGCCAGTCTGATCGGGCGTTTTACCCAGAATTGGCGAACGATATCATCCCATTCGCAATAGAGATATTCGGTTTCGACAGATTCTTCCTCGCCGCCATAGTGGACATCCCAGCGATAAACATGGTCGCTCTGGCGGGACCGTTTTCCAACATCAATTTTATAACCTGACACAGAAGATTGTTTTTCCGCTTCCGACCGATAGAGCTGGTGATAGTGACGTATCCCTCGCGGATCGAAACCGCTCAGATAGAGGACGAGGCGACGACGGACGCTACTCATCGCCGAAATTGGTTCACGACTTCATAGGCCATAACGGCCGTCGCGACCGCCGCGTTCAAGCTGTCAGCTTTTCCATGCATCGGCATTTTGACAAGAAGATCGCATGCCTCTGTATAGTCTGCAGGCAATCCCGCTGATTCATTGCCAGTAAGCACGAAGCAAGGACGTGCATAATCGGGTTCTTGATAGTCCAGCTCGGCATCAAGGCTAGTGCCGACCAGTTGTCCTTCGCCGGCTCTCAACCAGACCAGGAATTCACCCCAACTCGCGGTTGCGAGCGCTTGTGTAAAAACCGCACCCATCGACGCGCGAATTGCCTCCACGGAAAAAGGATCAACGCAGTCATCGATCAAGATCAGCCCGCCCGCTCCCACAGCATCTCCCGTGCGGAGCATTGTGCCAAGATTGCCCGGATCTCGAAGGGCTTGGGCGACCAGCCAAATGTCAGCCGTCGATCGGTCGATCTTGGCAAGACTGGTGTCGAATTCAGGATATATCCCAACAACGGCTTGAGGATTATCCTTTCCCGAAAGCTTGGTGAGGATCTGCCGAGTGGTGTTTACTGCCATGCCGCCAGCATTTTCAGTCGCTTGGATCAATGCCTGCGCGCGCGGATGCCTGGCGCTATCATCGGCGTAGAAGATATATTCCGGCATGTGGCCGCTTTGCTGAGCCTCAGAAAGTATCCGCAAGCCCTCGGCAAGGAAACGACCTTCGGCCCGACGATTTTTCTTGTCGCGCAGCGATCGCGCCCATTTTACCAACGGGTTGGAATATGCGGAAATCTCTCGGGGCAGGGGTCAATCCTCCCCAAATTTGGACTCAACCAGCTCAGCCAATTGCGCCACAGCCTCCTCGGCACCATCGCCGCTTGCACTGATTGTGATCGTATCGCCCATGGCCGCACCAAGCATCATCAGGTCAAGGATCGAAGATCCGGCAACAGTCTGGCTTTCGCGGGAGACTTGAATGTCCGCATCCAATTCGCTGACCATCGTAACAAACTTGCTGCTGGCTCGGGCGTGCAGGCCGCGCTGATTACAGATGGTGACCGTCCGTTCCGTGCTGCTCAAGCCGCTTGCCCCAGTATTTCAGACGCTACGGAAATATATTTCTTACCGGCATCACGCGCAGCGGCAACCGCATCGGTAACCGACATGGACTGACGCGCGCTTGCAAGCCGGATCAACATCGGCAGATTCATGCCGGCGATTACTTCTACCTTTTCGGGTCGCATCAGTGAAATGGAGAGGTTTGATGGAGTTCCACCAAAAAGGTCAGTCAGGACGATCACGCCCTCACCATCTTCAACCTTTTCAACGGCTTCGGCGATTTCTTGTCGCCGTTCCTCCATATCATCATCGGGGCCGATACAAATGGCCTCGATCAGCTCTTGCGAACCAACAACATGTTCCATCGCGACGACAAATTCACGGGCTAGATTGCCGTGCGTCACCAGAACCAGTCCGATCATTCAATCACCTGCAATATCATTTTTGGCCGCTGCGACCCTTTCGACGGAATCAGTCGACGGGAAGGCCAAATCACGGTGCGAGACCGTGGGCGAAAATCCGGCTTCACGCAACCGTTTGCCGACCCGTTCGGCAACATGGACCGATCGATGGCGGCCGCCTGTACAGCCAAATCCCAAGGTAATGTATGATTTTCCTTCTGCCTGATAACGCGGCAGCAGGATTTCAATGAGCTCTTCGATACGGCTAACCGCCTCCTCATAAGCCGGATCATCGGCGATATAGGCACCGACCGCATCATCGAGTCCGGTCTGGGTCCGCAAGTTTGGATCCCAGTGCGGATTGCGCAAGAAACGCATATCGAAAACCAAATCTGAATTGCGCAATATGCCGCGCGCAAAGCCAAATGAGGCAACCGTGATGACCAGTTCATCCGTGCTGCCAGCCCCAAAGCGGGTTCTCAGGTCTTTTTGCAGGTCACTTGGCGAACAGTCAGTTGTGTCAATTACATAGTTTGCCCAGCGTCGAAGCGGCGTCATCATCTCCCGCTCAAGCCCGATTCCTTCTTCAGCTGGACGATCAAGTGCCAATGGATGGCGTCGCCGCGTTTCGGAAAAGCGGCGCTGGAGTTCCGATCCACTGCAATCCAGGAAGACCGTTTCGATCTCCAAGCTGTGGCTCTCGGAAATGGCTTTGATGCGTTCGACAATGGCTGCGGCGTTGAATCCGCGTGTCCGGCTGTCGATTCCGATCGCTATGGACCGTTCCGTTTTCGATGGATCAAGCGGCACGCTGATCTCGAACAGCTTGTCGAACAGGCTGAGCGGAAGATTGTCGACCGTTTCCCAACCCATATCCTCAAATGTCCGCAGTGCGGTCGATTTACCGGCACCTGACATCCCCGTAACCAACAATATGCGGCGATCGGACGGTGTGGCCTCACTCATGGGCGCGCCATGGGAAAGGAAATTGTAAATCGGGCGCCTTGTGCAGAATTGTCACGGTTTTCAGCCCTGATCGTTCCATCATGGCCTTCGACAATAGCCTTTGCGATCGCCAGACCCAATCCCGAATGCTTACCGAAATCTTCGTCCGAGGGGCGGATGCTATGAAAACGCCGAAAAATTTCTTCGCGCTGTTCTTCAGCAATGCCTGGGCCTTCATCTTCGACGTTGATAAATACGTCATCGCCATCGCCCGTCGCGGCGATCCTGACGGTCCCGCCTTGCGGTGAAAAAGAGACCGCATTGTCGAGTAGATTTTCAAACACGCGCGCCAGTTGAGAGGCTTCACCCATGATAATCGCGCTGCCTGTCCGGGGTCGGCCGAAGGCAATCCGAACGCCACTGTCACGCCCTCTTTCGCTTCGGCCCTGAACAATCCCGCCAATCAGATCGCCGATATCAACCCGCTCGAAATTGGTCCGGGAGAGTTCGGCGTCGATACGCGAGGCGCTCGAGATATCAGTGATCAGCCGATCGAGTCGACGAACATCGTCTTTGACCACATCGAGCAACTGCGCCTGAAGCTCCGGGTCCTGAATCTTATGAAGTGTATCGACAGCAGAGCTCAGTGACGCGAGTGGGTTTTTCAGCTCATGGGCAACGTCAGCCGCAAAAGCTTCAGTCGCATCAATTCGTTCGCGAAGCGCCTGGCTCATGTCCGACAAAGCGCGGGCGAGCATGCCAATTTCATCGCGCCGATCTGGCAACCTTGGGAGTACCACTTCTCGGGCTCGGCCGAGCCGCACCCTTTTTGCCGCAAGAGAGAGGCGCCGCAAAGGACGGACAATCGTGCGCGCAAGGAACAGCGACAACAAGACAGATACAATGGCAGCGACAAAGATGATTATGCCGAGCCGAAGCCGCTCGTTGCGCACGTCACCCCGGATATCCCTTGCATTCGCTGTTATGAGCGCCACCGACCCGGCGTCAGCATCAAGCGGCACCGCTACCGAAACCATCGGCGTTCTATCCGGCGCCAGCGCCAATTGTGACGCGCTGACCCGAGAATCCGGAACTTCAACGGCAAAGTCCCAAACCGAAAATTGATCAACCTCGGGCTCGCGAAAGCGGGGTAGGGGCTCTGCATTAACAACTGCTTCGATACTGCGGTCCATCCAACGGGCCACGCTGCGGCGCCAGGGTTCGGTCGCCGGGTCTCGGTTGATATAAGTCGGTTCGGCTTCCTGCCAGCTATCGAGGGTCAGCATACCATCATCGCCATAGATCCTGATCCGATGGCCGCTGCGGGTTCCGAGTGCCGCGATAACAGAAGCACGTTCGTCGGGCGTTGCGCGATTGATGACATTGGCAATCAGTTCGGCCTGGGTCTCGGTTTGCCGGGTTCGTTCGTCCAGCAAGCGCACACGATAATTGTCGAGCCAGAAAAAACTGCCAGCAAGCAATGCGATTGCAAAGATGTTGACGGCCAGAATCCGGCTGGTCAGCGACCATCGCGCTGACCATCGCAGGTCAAGATCTTCGTTCCGGCTCACTTATTCTTCGGCGAAGCGATAGCCGACGCCATAGAGTGTCTCGATGGCATCAAATTCTCCATCGACCTGACGAAATTTGCGCCGCAGGCGCTTGATGTGACTGTCGATTGTGCGATCGTCGACATAGACATCATCGGTATAGGCTGCGTCCATCAGTTGATCGCGCGATTTGACGATACCGGGACGGGCGGCAAGCGATTCCAGGATCATGAACTCGGTAACGGTCAGGGTCACATTCTGGCCCGCCCAGCTGACCCTGTGACGCGCCGGATCCATCTCCAACCGACCGCGCACGATAGGCTCAAGCATCTCTTCGGTCTGTTCGTCAGCGCCATTGCCCTGCGATGCCAGTTCCGAGCGTCGAAGAATCGCACGAATGCGTGCAATCAACAGCCGTTGAGAAAAGGGTTTTGCGATATAGTCATCGGCGCCCATTGCGAGGCCCAGAGCCTCATCCAGCTCATCATCCTTTGATGTCAGGAAAATCACTGGAATAGCGCTTTTCTCGCGCAGTCGGCGCAACAATTCCATACCGTCCATTTGCGGCATTTTGATATCGAGCACGGCCAGGTCCGGCGGGTTCTCGATCAGGGCCTTCAATGCGGTCTCGCCATCCGAATAGATTCGGGTCGCAAAACCTTCGGATTGAAGGGCGATCGAAACGGATGTCAAAATATTCTTGTCGTCATCGACAAGGGCAATCGTTGCGGTCATTCAAATACCGTAATCTAGGGTTCTTGGGCCTGCCTAGCGGCCTCGGGACGTCGCGGCAATGGGCGCTTTTACCCGAGAATTGGATAGAGCGCGTTGATTTTTTCGCTGCCAACTGCTTAGGCCGTGATCAAGTGATCGCGGCGCTTCCCCGGCTGCCAGATCCCTTCCGGATTTTCTTAGGAGACCTAACTTGTCCTCTCGCATCCCCGCTTTCGATTTGGCCAAACAGGGCGTCGATACCGGATCCGCTGATTTACACTGGAATCTCATGACCTCGCCGTTGATCGAAACATCGGTTCAGCGCGGCGAAGGCCGGCTTGCCAAGCACGGCCCATTGGTCGTTGAAACGGGCAAGCACACCGGCCGCTCGGCGAATGACAAATTCATCGTCCGCGATGGCGAAACCGAAGACAGCGTCTGGTGGGGCAAGGTCAACGTCCCGATGACGCCTGAGCATTTCGCCGCCCTGAAGGAAGACTTCATGGCCGAAGTCGCGAAGAAGGACACGCTGTTTGTCCAGGATCTTTACGGCGGATCGCAGCCGGATCACCGCGTCCGGGTGCGAGTTATCAATGAGCTTGCATGGCATAATCTTTTCATCCGAACGCTGCTCTGCCGTCCGGAAGCCAATGAACTTCCAGGTTTTGAGCCTGAATATACGATCATCGACCTGCCAAGTTTCCAGGCCGATCCCGAGCGCCACGGAACGCGATCGGAGACGGTTGTCGCGGTAAACCTCTCGGAAAAACTGATCCTGATCGGCGGCACCAAATATGCCGGCGAAATGAAGAAATCGGTATTCGGTATCCTGAACTACAAGCTGCCAGTAGACGGCATCATGCCGATGCATTGCTCGGCCAATATCAGCCCGGAAGGCGATACCGCGATCTTCTTCGGCCTGTCCGGCACCGGCAAGACAACCCTGTCGGCCGATGCAAGCCGCACCTTGATTGGCGACGATGAGCATGGCTGGTCAGATACCGCCGTCTTCAACTTTGAAGGGGGCTGCTATGCGAAGATGATCCGGCTGTCCGAAGAAGCGGAACCGGAAATCTACGCGACCACCAGGCGTTTCGGCACGGTGCTCGAAAATGTGGTGATGGACCCTGACACGCGCGAACTCGACTTTGACGATGCCAGCCTCGCGGAAAATAGCCGCGGCGCCTATCCAATCGACTTCATCCCGAACAGCTCGGAAGAAAATTTGGGGCCGGTCCCGAAAAATGTGATCATGCTGACCGCCGATGCCTTTGGTGTTCTGCCTCCAATTGCGCGACTAACGCCGGATCAGGCCATGTATCACTTCCTGTCCGGATACACTGCCAAGGTCGCCGGCACCGAAATCGGTGTGACCGAGCCGCAGGCGACTTTCTCCACCTGTTTCGGCGCCCCGTTCATGCCACGTCATCCGAGCATTTACGGCAATCTGCTGAAAGAGCGCATCGCCAAGGGAGGCGTGAATTGCTGGCTCGTCAATACGGGCTGGACCGGCGGAAAATATGGTGAAGGCCATCGCATGCCGATCAAGGCGACCCGCGCGCTGCTCAATGCTGCGCTCGACGGCAGCTTGAATCATGTCGAATTCCGCAATGACGGCAATTTCGGCTTTGATGTCCCGGTCTCAGTGCCGGGTGTCGATGACGCCATTCTCGATCCGCGTGGAACCTGGGCCGATGCTGAAGCGTATGATGAGATGGCAGCCAAGTTGGTCGGCCTGTTTATCGAGAATTTCAGCCAGTTCGAAGAACATGTCGATCAGGGTGTTCGCGAAGCGGCACCTACCGCAGCCTGAACGGTCTCACATATCCCAAAGGGGGAAATATCATGGGCATTCTAGACGGAATCCTTTCGCAAGCTGGTGACAGTCTCAATCTCGACGACCTGGCATCCCAAGTTGGCCTTTCGTCCGAGCAACTGCGGTCTGGCGCCGATTCAATCCTTGGCCAACTGGCTGGAGATGGCACTGATGACCCGCAAGAAGCGGCGGCAGAAGCGGCTAATCAGACTGGCCTACCGCTCGATCGCCTTGAGCAACTCCTGCCACAGCTCACCCAGCAGCTGGGACTGGGAGATGGCAGCGATTCCGAAGAAGGCGGCCTTGGCGGCTTACTGGAACAGGCCAAGGGTTTCCTCGACCAAGATGGTGATGGAAGCCCGCTCGATGATGTCGCCGATATGGCGAAAGGGCTGTTCAACCGATAAATTCGGGACGCAGAACGTCACATACGAAAAAGGGCGCTGCCGATATGTCGGTAGCGCCCTTTTTTCTTACGATCTTACACGGCTATCATTTCAGCTCATCAGGCACTCGCGCACCATTGGCTGCCAGCTTTTTCATCACTTCCTTGTGCAGCCAGATATTGTCTTCGGCAGTGCCGGAATAATCTTCCCGGCCGATTTCTTGCGCAAGTTCCTTGCGATTGCCGTAGCTCGGATCGAGATCGAGCAGCCGGAAAAGGTCGGCGACCGAAGTTTTCCAGTTGTAATCACCCGGCTTGGAGGCTGCGCGCGCCGATAGCACAGCGTCGAGATCTCCATTGCCGCCCCAAAAACCACCCGTATCTACAAGGCCAGCATCGCTTGCCGTTTCATTCACTTCCTGAACCGTTTTATCGATTCCATCCTTGATCATATCGAACATACCCATGCCACTTTCCCCTCTACTGTGTTGCTATTCTTGATAACGGACGCGGATAATCTTCGTTCCGTATTGGTTTGAATTAGGTCGTATCGCTTTTCGGCAGGGCGTCAATCGGTTCAACCGCCAATCGGTTGCCTTCCGCGCCGACAATTTTCATCCGGGTGCCAATTTCCGCATCCGGGCCATTGGCAGACCAGACACTGTCGCCGACTTTCACTCTGCCTGATCCGCCATCGATAGGTTCGACCACCTCGACCGTCTGCCCAATCATCTGCGCGACGCGAGCATTGAGGAGGGGAGCGCTTGAGAGAATCGGATAGACGTCAAACCAGCGCTTGGCGACATAGACTGAGGCGACTGACGCAGCGGCAAATAACAGGAACTGCAAGATAATCGGAATCGGCAATGCAAAGCTGAGCAGGCCGGTAAGAATGGCAGCCCCTCCCAGGAACATAAGATAGGCTCCCGGAGCTATCATTTCGGTGATCAGCAGCAACACGCCGAAAATCAGCCAGATCGCGTCGCCCGAAATCTCCATGCCGCCAATATTCATCTGCCAATCCCCAAATTACTGTCCCGACCGCGGCGGCCGGCCTGGTACTGTGACATTATCCTTGGAACCGCCGAGCGCTTCCTTGGCCAGTTCACCAATGCCTCCCAGAGTACCGATCAGCTGCGTCGCCTCTATCGGGAACAGGATCGTCTTTGCATTGGGCGAATTGGCAAACTCTGACACTGTCTTCACATAGTCCTGCGCAATGAAATAGTTGATTGCCTGGGCATTTCCGCCCGCAATGGCGTCTGACACCATTTGCGTTGCCTTCGCCTCGGCTTCGGCCTCGCGTTCGCGAGCTTCGGCATCGCGGAAGGCAGCCTCGCGGCGTCCTTCGGCCTCAAGAATATTGCCCTGCTTTTCACCTTCGGCCTTGAGGATCTCTGCCGTTTTTTCACCCTCTGCTTCTAGGATGGTAGCGCGCTTTTCACGCTCCGCTTTCATCTGCCGCGCCATTGCATCAACAATGTCATGCGGTGGACGGATATCTTTCACCTCGACGCGCGTAATCTTGATACCCCAAGGCGTGGTCGCATCGTCGACAACCGACAGCAAGCGCGCATTGATCTCATCACGTTTCGACAAGGTCTCATCGAGGTCCATAGAGCCCATCACCGTGCGAAGGTTGGTCGTCACAAGGTTCAAAATCGCATTGTAGAGATCGGACACCTCATAAGCGGCCTTGGCGGCATCGAGCACCTGGAAGAACACAACGCCATCGGTGGAGATCATCGCATTGTCTTTGGTGATGATTTCCTGGCCCGGGATATCGAGCACCTGTTCCATCATGTTTACCTTGCGGCCAACCCGATAGAAGAACGGCATGAAGAAGTTGAAGCCGGGTTGCGCTACGGTCGTAAATCGACCGAAGTACTCAATCGTATAATTGTACCCCTGACGAACAATCTTGATGCCCAGAACCACAAAAATAATTGCCAATACGGCAATGAATAAAACCAGCCCAAAAAAGCCTTCCATCACAATGCTCCTTCCGCGTTTCCGCTAATATAGCCGCAAATCGCGCATAAACCTATGCCCTTACCCACGATCCACGCCGTTACCGAAAAGTCATTGGGCGAGATGAGTTGCGGTTTGTCGAAGCGGATGGGCACCCAACTTGCTTGCCGGATAGTGAGCTGCCAATGAAATCCGATGTTTCTTCGATTTTTCGGCCTGATCTTGGCCATTTTCCTCGCCCTACCGGCTTCTGCGCAACGACTTCCGAATGAAGGTGACTTGCGTCGGCATATCGAAATTCTTGCCAGTGAAGAATTTGAAGGTCGCCAACCCGGAACCGCAGGTGAAGCGCTGACAGCAAGCTATATTGCATCAGAGTTTTCCGCAGCAGGCATATTGCCGGGGTATCATGGCAATTACCTGCAAGCAGTCGCTCTCGTTGATAGATCCGACGCCAGAGCGATACTGATCGGATCGAACAA from Parasphingopyxis sp. CP4 harbors:
- a CDS encoding RNA methyltransferase is translated as MPREISAYSNPLVKWARSLRDKKNRRAEGRFLAEGLRILSEAQQSGHMPEYIFYADDSARHPRAQALIQATENAGGMAVNTTRQILTKLSGKDNPQAVVGIYPEFDTSLAKIDRSTADIWLVAQALRDPGNLGTMLRTGDAVGAGGLILIDDCVDPFSVEAIRASMGAVFTQALATASWGEFLVWLRAGEGQLVGTSLDAELDYQEPDYARPCFVLTGNESAGLPADYTEACDLLVKMPMHGKADSLNAAVATAVMAYEVVNQFRR
- a CDS encoding HPr family phosphocarrier protein; this encodes MSSTERTVTICNQRGLHARASSKFVTMVSELDADIQVSRESQTVAGSSILDLMMLGAAMGDTITISASGDGAEEAVAQLAELVESKFGED
- a CDS encoding PTS sugar transporter subunit IIA — encoded protein: MIGLVLVTHGNLAREFVVAMEHVVGSQELIEAICIGPDDDMEERRQEIAEAVEKVEDGEGVIVLTDLFGGTPSNLSISLMRPEKVEVIAGMNLPMLIRLASARQSMSVTDAVAAARDAGKKYISVASEILGQAA
- the rapZ gene encoding RNase adapter RapZ, coding for MSEATPSDRRILLVTGMSGAGKSTALRTFEDMGWETVDNLPLSLFDKLFEISVPLDPSKTERSIAIGIDSRTRGFNAAAIVERIKAISESHSLEIETVFLDCSGSELQRRFSETRRRHPLALDRPAEEGIGLEREMMTPLRRWANYVIDTTDCSPSDLQKDLRTRFGAGSTDELVITVASFGFARGILRNSDLVFDMRFLRNPHWDPNLRTQTGLDDAVGAYIADDPAYEEAVSRIEELIEILLPRYQAEGKSYITLGFGCTGGRHRSVHVAERVGKRLREAGFSPTVSHRDLAFPSTDSVERVAAAKNDIAGD
- a CDS encoding ATP-binding protein is translated as MSRNEDLDLRWSARWSLTSRILAVNIFAIALLAGSFFWLDNYRVRLLDERTRQTETQAELIANVINRATPDERASVIAALGTRSGHRIRIYGDDGMLTLDSWQEAEPTYINRDPATEPWRRSVARWMDRSIEAVVNAEPLPRFREPEVDQFSVWDFAVEVPDSRVSASQLALAPDRTPMVSVAVPLDADAGSVALITANARDIRGDVRNERLRLGIIIFVAAIVSVLLSLFLARTIVRPLRRLSLAAKRVRLGRAREVVLPRLPDRRDEIGMLARALSDMSQALRERIDATEAFAADVAHELKNPLASLSSAVDTLHKIQDPELQAQLLDVVKDDVRRLDRLITDISSASRIDAELSRTNFERVDIGDLIGGIVQGRSERGRDSGVRIAFGRPRTGSAIIMGEASQLARVFENLLDNAVSFSPQGGTVRIAATGDGDDVFINVEDEGPGIAEEQREEIFRRFHSIRPSDEDFGKHSGLGLAIAKAIVEGHDGTIRAENRDNSAQGARFTISFPMARP
- a CDS encoding response regulator transcription factor, translating into MTATIALVDDDKNILTSVSIALQSEGFATRIYSDGETALKALIENPPDLAVLDIKMPQMDGMELLRRLREKSAIPVIFLTSKDDELDEALGLAMGADDYIAKPFSQRLLIARIRAILRRSELASQGNGADEQTEEMLEPIVRGRLEMDPARHRVSWAGQNVTLTVTEFMILESLAARPGIVKSRDQLMDAAYTDDVYVDDRTIDSHIKRLRRKFRQVDGEFDAIETLYGVGYRFAEE
- a CDS encoding phosphoenolpyruvate carboxykinase, encoding MSSRIPAFDLAKQGVDTGSADLHWNLMTSPLIETSVQRGEGRLAKHGPLVVETGKHTGRSANDKFIVRDGETEDSVWWGKVNVPMTPEHFAALKEDFMAEVAKKDTLFVQDLYGGSQPDHRVRVRVINELAWHNLFIRTLLCRPEANELPGFEPEYTIIDLPSFQADPERHGTRSETVVAVNLSEKLILIGGTKYAGEMKKSVFGILNYKLPVDGIMPMHCSANISPEGDTAIFFGLSGTGKTTLSADASRTLIGDDEHGWSDTAVFNFEGGCYAKMIRLSEEAEPEIYATTRRFGTVLENVVMDPDTRELDFDDASLAENSRGAYPIDFIPNSSEENLGPVPKNVIMLTADAFGVLPPIARLTPDQAMYHFLSGYTAKVAGTEIGVTEPQATFSTCFGAPFMPRHPSIYGNLLKERIAKGGVNCWLVNTGWTGGKYGEGHRMPIKATRALLNAALDGSLNHVEFRNDGNFGFDVPVSVPGVDDAILDPRGTWADAEAYDEMAAKLVGLFIENFSQFEEHVDQGVREAAPTAA
- a CDS encoding DUF3597 domain-containing protein; amino-acid sequence: MGMFDMIKDGIDKTVQEVNETASDAGLVDTGGFWGGNGDLDAVLSARAASKPGDYNWKTSVADLFRLLDLDPSYGNRKELAQEIGREDYSGTAEDNIWLHKEVMKKLAANGARVPDELK
- a CDS encoding NfeD family protein: MNIGGMEISGDAIWLIFGVLLLITEMIAPGAYLMFLGGAAILTGLLSFALPIPIILQFLLFAAASVASVYVAKRWFDVYPILSSAPLLNARVAQMIGQTVEVVEPIDGGSGRVKVGDSVWSANGPDAEIGTRMKIVGAEGNRLAVEPIDALPKSDTT
- a CDS encoding SPFH domain-containing protein, translated to MEGFFGLVLFIAVLAIIFVVLGIKIVRQGYNYTIEYFGRFTTVAQPGFNFFMPFFYRVGRKVNMMEQVLDIPGQEIITKDNAMISTDGVVFFQVLDAAKAAYEVSDLYNAILNLVTTNLRTVMGSMDLDETLSKRDEINARLLSVVDDATTPWGIKITRVEVKDIRPPHDIVDAMARQMKAEREKRATILEAEGEKTAEILKAEGEKQGNILEAEGRREAAFRDAEAREREAEAEAKATQMVSDAIAGGNAQAINYFIAQDYVKTVSEFANSPNAKTILFPIEATQLIGTLGGIGELAKEALGGSKDNVTVPGRPPRSGQ